A DNA window from Borreliella afzelii contains the following coding sequences:
- a CDS encoding plasmid maintenance protein, with translation MKEVTTNEKIPNCHNKHQHKLIVLVSTIEYANKKYKKYTQKNILYYFNKNLKRNGQKPVKLKTLQNYLYELEKQFKVTTNYHKHLGVNFGTEIYYQLNFSKKECHTKINKYFQEKKDSRFAKRVERGLREKFAKNGSVNFEECLSNNNNNIKEEKKKIDNPIKKFQIIKYFNKCNFLDKKSLSILLYLDIEKDKLIKVFKAIKRYEIELTKNKKIFSNKSCFKDKQNKLKEILENTQKEFEKKGYNAKQLEINFQKTYENYKNKPHFIIEYQKYSDLSVIKRKLEKLIELKKENPKKDYQNIKTYIFNILIEQLKEKANIELLKPIIKKYLNSKKKLEYNKVFNTYYHELLELIKKQKSLFDLKELAKKAI, from the coding sequence ATGAAAGAAGTTACAACCAATGAAAAAATCCCAAATTGCCACAACAAACACCAACATAAATTAATTGTTCTTGTTTCAACAATAGAATATGCAAACAAAAAATATAAGAAATATACCCAAAAAAATATACTATATTACTTTAATAAAAACTTAAAAAGAAATGGTCAAAAACCCGTTAAACTAAAAACACTACAAAATTATCTTTATGAATTAGAAAAACAATTTAAAGTTACAACTAATTATCACAAACACTTAGGAGTGAATTTTGGGACTGAAATATACTATCAACTTAATTTTTCTAAAAAAGAGTGTCATACAAAGATAAATAAATACTTTCAAGAAAAAAAAGATTCAAGATTCGCGAAAAGAGTTGAAAGGGGCCTTAGAGAGAAATTTGCTAAAAATGGGAGTGTAAATTTTGAGGAGTGTTTAAGTAATAACAATAATAATATAAAAGAAGAAAAAAAAAAGATAGATAATCCAATAAAAAAATTTCAAATAATAAAGTATTTCAATAAATGTAATTTTTTAGATAAAAAATCTCTTTCAATTTTATTATATTTAGATATTGAGAAAGATAAATTGATTAAAGTATTTAAAGCCATAAAAAGATATGAAATTGAACTAACAAAAAATAAGAAGATTTTTTCAAATAAATCTTGCTTTAAAGATAAGCAAAACAAATTAAAGGAAATATTAGAAAATACCCAAAAAGAGTTTGAAAAAAAAGGATATAATGCCAAACAATTAGAAATAAATTTCCAAAAAACATATGAAAATTATAAAAATAAGCCGCATTTTATTATTGAATATCAGAAATATAGCGATTTAAGTGTAATAAAACGTAAATTGGAAAAATTAATTGAATTGAAAAAAGAAAATCCAAAAAAAGATTATCAAAATATAAAAACATATATTTTCAATATTCTTATTGAACAACTAAAAGAAAAGGCAAACATTGAGCTTTTAAAGCCGATTATAAAAAAATATTTAAATAGCAAAAAGAAATTAGAATATAATAAAGTATTTAATACGTATTATCATGAATTATTAGAACTAATAAAAAAACAAAAAAGTTTATTTGATTTAAAAGAATTAGCTAAAAAAGCTATATAA